Proteins encoded together in one Pyramidobacter piscolens W5455 window:
- a CDS encoding pyruvate, water dikinase regulatory protein codes for MTLRVSIVSDSTGETAESMLHAALAQFDGLDVTIERHRSVREVAQVHEIAGDFYQRGGHLIVSTLVKADVLAALVADTKKYNLGYVSMMGPLVEEICRLTGRQPMQRPGVNRRVDGDYLRRVKAIEFTLRCDDGQSPELMTAADIVLFGVSRAGKTPLSIWLALKGYAVSNVPLLPGIAPDSRIWNVDVEKRVGLLISAERLREIRCERIVAMGLDPQRAAYADIGKIRAELDDARSLMEKLRCRIYDSTDHSYEELARNILEDLKML; via the coding sequence ATGACATTACGCGTTTCCATTGTTTCCGATTCGACAGGAGAGACTGCCGAAAGCATGCTCCACGCGGCGCTGGCCCAATTCGACGGCCTCGACGTGACGATCGAGCGCCACCGGTCGGTTCGCGAAGTCGCTCAAGTCCACGAGATCGCCGGCGATTTTTATCAGCGCGGCGGCCACTTGATCGTCAGCACTTTGGTCAAAGCCGACGTGTTGGCGGCGTTGGTTGCCGACACGAAAAAGTACAACTTGGGCTATGTGTCCATGATGGGGCCCCTGGTCGAAGAGATCTGTCGCCTCACGGGACGGCAGCCCATGCAGCGTCCGGGAGTGAACCGCCGCGTCGACGGCGATTACCTGCGTCGCGTCAAGGCCATCGAATTTACGCTCCGTTGCGACGATGGACAATCCCCCGAGCTGATGACCGCCGCTGACATCGTTTTGTTCGGCGTGTCTCGTGCCGGAAAAACGCCTCTCTCGATCTGGCTTGCTCTGAAAGGATACGCCGTCTCGAACGTTCCTTTGCTGCCCGGCATCGCTCCCGATTCCCGCATCTGGAATGTGGACGTGGAAAAGAGGGTCGGGCTCCTGATCTCGGCTGAGCGCTTAAGAGAGATCCGCTGCGAACGGATCGTCGCCATGGGGCTCGATCCGCAGCGAGCGGCATATGCCGATATCGGCAAGATCAGGGCGGAACTGGACGACGCCCGTTCTTTGATGGAAAAGCTTCGGTGCCGCATTTACGACAGCACGGATCATTCCTATGAAGAGCTGGCGCGCAATATCCTCGAAGACTTGAAGATGCTGTAA